The following proteins come from a genomic window of Deltaproteobacteria bacterium:
- a CDS encoding penicillin-binding protein 1C, with translation MIHGIRAVARRQSRLTRPVTALVLLLAALICATLILDHLFPFPVANLEPAPSVRILDRNGEPLRFFLAPDGMWRFPVTLDEVSPDLVTAIIASEDRHFYRHPGVNPLAVIRALWLNLRHGRVISGASTIPMQVARLTAPAPRTLGAKIVESFRAVQLSAHYSKDQILTWYLNLAPFGGNVVGVGAAAWHYFDKDPRRLSLGEIALLSVLPRSPTRYNPLRHPEAARAVRDRVLRRFDGQGVFAHKDLAESRTRPLLAARAQVPQAAPHFCLWARANLPDRAVIRSSLDRRIQAVAESLVTARMDALRRASIGNAALVVLDLKTREILAHVGSADFWDPNHQGQVDNTLSRRAPGSTLKPFLYALAFDQGHLTPASLLLDVPTDFGGYRPENYGQNFQGAVSARTALAASLNVPAVRLLARCGLEPFYELLRAGGLTT, from the coding sequence ATGATCCACGGCATCAGGGCCGTGGCCCGGCGCCAGTCACGACTGACGCGCCCGGTCACGGCCCTGGTTCTGCTTCTGGCCGCCCTGATCTGCGCGACCCTGATCCTGGACCACCTTTTCCCCTTTCCCGTGGCCAATCTGGAGCCCGCGCCGTCGGTCCGCATCCTGGACCGGAATGGCGAGCCCCTGCGCTTCTTCCTGGCCCCGGACGGCATGTGGCGCTTTCCCGTGACTCTAGACGAAGTTTCGCCGGACCTGGTCACAGCCATCATCGCCTCCGAGGATCGCCATTTTTACCGCCATCCTGGCGTCAATCCCCTGGCCGTAATCCGCGCCCTGTGGCTCAATCTGCGCCACGGCCGCGTCATCAGCGGGGCCTCGACCATCCCCATGCAGGTCGCCCGCCTGACCGCACCCGCGCCGCGTACCCTGGGCGCGAAAATTGTCGAATCCTTCCGCGCCGTGCAGCTCTCGGCCCACTACTCCAAGGACCAAATCCTGACCTGGTATCTGAATCTGGCCCCGTTCGGCGGCAACGTGGTCGGCGTGGGCGCGGCCGCCTGGCACTATTTCGACAAGGACCCGCGCCGGCTGTCCCTGGGCGAGATCGCCCTGCTCTCGGTCCTGCCGCGCTCGCCGACCCGCTACAACCCGCTCCGACATCCCGAGGCCGCCCGCGCCGTGCGCGACCGGGTTCTGCGCCGTTTCGACGGCCAAGGCGTGTTCGCGCACAAAGACCTGGCCGAAAGCCGCACCCGGCCGCTTCTGGCCGCGCGCGCCCAGGTACCCCAGGCCGCGCCCCATTTTTGTCTCTGGGCCCGAGCCAACCTCCCGGACCGCGCCGTGATCCGCTCCAGCCTGGACCGACGCATCCAAGCCGTGGCCGAAAGTCTGGTCACGGCCCGGATGGACGCGTTGCGGCGGGCGTCCATCGGCAACGCGGCCCTGGTCGTGCTCGACCTCAAGACCCGCGAAATTCTGGCCCACGTCGGCTCGGCGGATTTTTGGGACCCGAATCACCAGGGCCAGGTCGACAACACCCTGTCCCGACGCGCGCCGGGCTCGACCCTCAAGCCCTTTCTCTATGCCCTGGCCTTTGACCAGGGCCATCTTACGCCCGCGTCCCTGCTTCTGGACGTGCCCACGGACTTCGGAGGTTATCGCCCCGAAAACTATGGCCAGAATTTTCAGGGCGCGGTCAGCGCGCGCACGGCCCTGGCCGCGTCCCTCAATGTTCCGGCCGTACGACTGCTGGCCCGTTGCGGCCTGGAGCCATTTTATGAACTCCTTCGGGCCGGCGGGCTGACCAC